Proteins co-encoded in one Arachis hypogaea cultivar Tifrunner chromosome 13, arahy.Tifrunner.gnm2.J5K5, whole genome shotgun sequence genomic window:
- the LOC112733130 gene encoding protein MKS1 produces the protein MNLPEFSSGETSSPSSRRELPIQGPRPPPLRVSKESHKISKPPRPPQPAAANQPLPPPPDAAAQHREPVIIYSVSPKVLHVTVSDFMNVVQRLTGPNSSSAGEEPLPRSGDISPAARLASIEKTSPSEKERVHAGDEDMSWLLEGVGVEMGQFPSILSPAPGTLPPISSGFFSPASDPQTASFFHELNPFWPANNFVASPSGLLSVLSPLPSPDLFSIFD, from the coding sequence ATGAACCTGCCGGAATTCTCCTCCGGCGAAACCTCATCGCCCTCTTCCAGGCGAGAGCTTCCGATCCAAGGTCCACGCCCACCGCCCCTCAGAGTCAGCAAGGAGTCCCACAAGATCAGCAAGCCGCCGCGTCCGCCTCAGCCTGCCGCCGCAAACCAACCACTGCCGCCTCCTCCTGACGCTGCCGCCCAGCACCGCGAACCGGTTATCATCTACTCCGTTTCTCCCAAAGTCCTCCATGTCACGGTCAGCGATTTCATGAACGTCGTACAGCGCCTCACCGGACCTAATTCATCCTCTGCCGGCGAAGAACCGCTTCCCAGATCCGGCGACATATCGCCGGCAGCGAGGCTGGCGTCGATCGAGAAGACGAGCCCGTCGGAGAAGGAAAGAGTTCACGCCGGAGACGAGGACATGAGTTGGCTGTTGGAAGGCGTAGGAGTAGAGATGGGTCAATTCCCCAGTATATTATCGCCGGCACCGGGGACTTTGCCGCCGATATCTTCGGGGTTCTTTTCTCCGGCGAGTGACCCCCAAACGGCGTCGTTTTTTCACGAACTGAACCCGTTTTGGCCAGCGAACAACTTCGTGGCGAGTCCGTCGGGTTTACTTTCTGTGTTGTCTCCGCTGCCGTCGCCGGACCTATTCAGCATCTTCGACTGA